The Daucus carota subsp. sativus chromosome 2, DH1 v3.0, whole genome shotgun sequence genome includes a window with the following:
- the LOC108207957 gene encoding rust resistance kinase Lr10, producing MGFQVIVDLLVIMLVLTIRGVEAAKAEDSDTEECWNKRCSHRGPDIRFPFWLKDRQPAHCGYPGFGVSCHRGQTLLEFQYLANTSLDETQLFLSKNISVQSINYSSQEIVFVSHQLTNNLKLVNLSNSSLFAPTHFENIRPSRYAEQIAGGHYIYSTATFVSCSSRIKDNYAFYGLLPGMLTSVSGQTFPVYSLGDVRRRLFLPSVTSCTKVFDSTLTYELLEAYNSFVMKWSTPNCGKCEARGQYCKLMKNSNNQTAGLSTICFSRGRRHRDSVEPITSKIAGAIILVLVLVVLLYYLIRTYRQRKYDELKIEMFLADYQAMKPTRYSYVDIKKITGNFRDKLGQGGYGSVYKGQITSEIFVAVKVLNSDPKANGEDFINEVGTIGRIYHVNVVRLVGYCADGCNRALVYEFQPNNSLEKFTYSGKTHQNNFLGWEKMEEIALGIAKGIDYLHQGCAQQILHFDIKPHNILLDHNFNPKISDFGLAKLCSKDQSIVSMTMARGTIGYIAPEVFSRNFGKVSSKSDVYSFGMLLLEMVGARNNNSVENSSETYFPEWIFHHLEEGGEVAIQIEKEEDSKIAKKLTIVGLWCIGWHPVDRPSMKHVVHLLESKECPSMPPNPFGKSSVRSFTEDLEVISESN from the exons ATGGGTTTCCAGGTTATAGTTGATCTTCTCGTGATTATGCTAGTGCTTACAATAAGAGGAGTTGAAGCAGCAAAAGCAGAAGATTCTGATACAGAGGAGTGCTGGAACAAAAGATGCTCCCATCGCGGCCCAGATATCCGGTTCCCATTTTGGCTCAAAGACCGGCAGCCTGCGCACTGTGGCTATCCTGGTTTCGGAGTTTCTTGTCACAGAGGTCAAACTCTACTGGAGTTCCAATACCTTGCAAACACATCTCTCGATGAAACACAGCTCTTTCTTTCGAAAAATATATCCGTCCAATCGATCAACTACTCATCTCAAGAGATAGTGTTTGTTAGTCACCAGCTAACTAACAATCTTAAACTTGTTAACCTGTCAAATTCATCCCTGTTTGCACCTACTCACTTTGAAAACATACGTCCTTCTAGGTACGCAGAACAAATAGCAGGAGGTCATTATATATACTCAACTGCTACTTTTGTCAGTTGTTCCTCAAGAAtcaaagataattatgctttctATGGATTGCTCCCTGGAATGCTTACATCCGTCAGTGGGCAAACTTTCCCAGTCTACTCTTTGGGGGATGTAAGACGCAGGTTATTTCTACCATCCGTAACCTCCTGCACCAAGGTGTTTGATTCTACTCTCACATATGAACTTCTTGAGGCATACAATAGCTTTGTCATGAAATGGTCAACTCCAAATTGTGGGAAATGTGAAGCCAGGGGGCAGTACTGTAAGCTGATGAAGAATAGTAACAACCAAACAGCTGGTCTCAGTACTATATGCTTCTCCAGAG GTCGACGACATAGGGATTCAGTTGAGCCTATTACAAGTAAAATTGCAGGTGCTATTATTCTAGTGCTTGTCCTCGTAGTATTACTGTATTATCTAATTAGAACATATAGACAAAGAAAATATGATGAACTGAAAATCGAAATGTTTCTGGCGGATTACCAAGCCATGAAACCGACAAGATACTCATATGTTGATATTAAGAAAATCACTGGTAATTTTCGTGATAAATTAGGACAAGGAGGTTATGGGTCAGTCTACAAAGGTCAGATCACCAGTGAAATTTTTGTAGCAGTTAAGGTCCTAAATAGCGACCCAAAAGCTAATGGGgaagattttattaatgaagTGGGAACTATAGGGCGGATTTATCATGTTAATGTTGTTCGTTTGGTGGGGTACTGCGCTGATGGCTGCAATCGAGCTCTAGTTTACGAGTTTCAACCTAATAATTCTCTAGAAAAGTTCACATACAGTGGAAAAACTCATCAGAACAATTTCCTCGGCTGGGAGAAGATGGAAGAAATCGCTCTAGGCATAGCTAAAGGAATTGATTATCTTCACCAGGGGTGTGCTCAGCAGATCCTGCACTTTGATATCAAACCTCATAATATCCTATTGGACCATAATTTTAATCCCAAAATATCTGATTTTGGGTTGGCCAAGTTGTGTTCCAAGGACCAGAGCATTGTGTCGATGACTATGGCTAGGGGGACCATTGGCTATATTGCACCAGAAGTGTTTTCTAGGAATTTCGGGAAGGTGTCATCCAAATCAGATGTTTACAGTTTTGGAATGTTATTGCTTGAGATGGTGGGAGCAAGGAACAACAACTCAGTAGAAAACAGCAGTGAAACATACTTCCCGGAATGGATATTTCATCATTTGGAGGAAGGTGGAGAAGTAGCAATTCAAATAGAGAAAGAAGAAGATTcaaaaatagcaaaaaaattaacaattgtGGGATTATGGTGCATAGGGTGGCATCCAGTGGACAGACCTTCGATGAAGCATGTTGTTCATCTGCTAGAAAGCAAAGAATGTCCGTCGATGCCACCTAACCCGTTCGGAAAATCAAGTGTCAGGTCCTTTACAGAAGATCTAGAAGTTATTTCTGAATCCAACTGA
- the LOC108207953 gene encoding rust resistance kinase Lr10, translating to MKKNMGSSSLHSMIPISTKLPVTVFIFTVLSVLSSSGCEAASPSCGNILNISCPFTLKGDDQKCDASFSYELSCINNRTIVYLIPDIYYYVEGINYQDLSIRIVDPGLQKNNYSSLPSHFISEGDLMISLFYRTVLGELNQPITMIECPYPVISARYINISYQNSSFYSSSVLEKFYVYSYAYLVVGSIDIVELEDNCRINNMIWVSNQSSLSNVSSRISDIHDAMVYGFDLSWRYFYCLKCGVGDYCDTTALDHHLWNCESYRQCDLSNPSSYHFSISCLRENWHGIVEYFERADIQRRISKIAGIIFAARFSLGLPFLLALVAYSARRRHLSMYDTIEDFLQAQNNLMPIRYTYSDIKRITNNFKEKLGEGGFGTVYKGKLRSGLLVAVKILGNYKATGKEFINEVAASGRIHHVNVVELVGFCFEGPKRALIYEFMPNGSLEKYLFCKEGTEEEMVSLSWETKYEISYKVATGIDYLHRGCDMQILHFDIKPHNILLDKNFNPAISDFGLAKLFATNDSIVTLTAARGTMGYMAPEMFYKNIGGISYKADVYSFGMLLMEMTGQRKNLNPSMDHVSQSHFLSWVYDQFSEGKELEMEDVTEDERKLVKKMIIVALWCIQMKPSERPSMNKVIEMLEGDSENLTVPPKPFLYPLQEDQAESNNSTHFS from the exons ATGAAGAAGAATATGGGGAGCAGCAGCTTGCACTCTATGATCCCAATATCCACAAAACTCCCAGTAACAGTATTCATCTTTACAGTGTTATCTGTTTTAAGCTCATCTGGTTGCGAAGCTGCCTCTCCATCCTGCGGTAATATCTTAAACATAAGCTGTCCTTTTACACTGAAAGGTGATGATCAGAaatgtgatgcttctttcagcTATGAGCTGTCCTGCATCAATAATCGTACCATTGTATATTTAATTCCGGATATATACTATTATGTTGAGGGTATCAATTATCAGGATCTTTCGATTAGGATTGTTGATCCAGGCCttcaaaagaataattattCATCTCTTCCGTCTCATTTTATCTCAGAGGGTGACTTGATGATATCACTTTTCTACAGGACAGTTTTAGGGGAATTGAATCAGCCCATTACAATGATAGAATGTCCGTATCCTGTAATTTCTGCCCGATACATCAATATTTCTTACCAGAATTCTTCTTTTTATTCTTCCTCTGTGTTGGAAAAGTTTTATGTTTATTCTTATGCTTATTTAGTAGTTGGATCCATAGATATAGTTGAACTAGAGGATAATTGTAGAATTAACAACATGATTTGGGTCTCAAACCAGTCGTCTTTAAGTAACGTTTCCTCTCGTATTTCTGACATTCATGATGCCATGGTTTATGGATTTGATCTTTCTTGGCGTTACTTCTACTGCTTAAAGTGTGGGGTGGGTGACTACTGTGATACTACTGCATTGGACCATCATCTTTGGAATTGCGAATCCTATAGGCAGTGCGACCTCAGTAATCCAAGTTCATACCATTTTTCAATTTCGT GCTTGCGCGAAAACTGGCATGGAATCGTTGAGTATTTTGAAC GTGCAGACATTCAGAGAAGGATTA GTAAAATTGCAGGAATAATATTTGCTGCAAGATTTTCTTTAGGACTACCCTTTTTACTAGCCTTGGTGGCTTATAGCGCTAGGAGAAGACATTTATCAATGTATGACACCATTGAGGATTTTCTTCAAGCTCAAAACAACTTGATGCCTATAAGGTATACGTACTCAGACATTAAGAGGATTACcaataattttaaagaaaaactaGGTGAAGGAGGTTTTGGGACTGTATATAAAGGAAAGCTTCGCAGTGGTCTTCTTGTAGCAGTGAAGATATTGGGCAACTATAAGGCTACCGGGAAAGAATTCATTAATGAAGTCGCTGCAAGTGGTAGGATTCATCATGTCAATGTGGTGGAACTCGTCGGCTTTTGTTTTGAAGGTCCAAAACGTGCTCTAATTTATGAGTTCATGCCTAATGGATCGTTAGAGAAATACCTTTTCTGTAAAGAAGGAACAGAAGAAGAAATGGTTTCTCTGAGCTGGGAGACGAAGTATGAAATTTCATACAAGGTGGCAACTGGAATTGACTACTTACATCGAGGTTGTGACATGCAAATTTTGCACTTCGACATCAAGCCTCACAACATTCTTCTTGATAAAAATTTCAATCCAGCTATCTCCGACTTTGGGCTAGCAAAACTATTTGCCACAAATGATAGCATTGTAACTCTCACTGCAGCGAGAGGAACAATGGGGTACATGGCTCCGGAGatgttttacaaaaatattggtGGAATTTCATACAAAGCCGATGTTTATAGTTTTGGAATGCTGCTCATGGAAATGACGGGACagagaaaaaatttaaatccgTCTATGGATCATGTCAGCCAGAGTCACTTTCTTTCATGGGTATACGACCAATTCAGCGAAGGAAAAGAGCTCGAGATGGAAGATGTTACCGAGGACGAAAGGAAGTTGGTAAAGAAGATGATAATAGTAGCATTATGGTGTATACAAATGAAGCCAAGTGAGCGCCCTTCAATGAACAAAGTTATTGAAATGCTGGAAGGAGACAGTGAGAACTTGACAGTGCCTCCTAAGCCTTTTCTTTATCCTCTGCAGGAGGATCAAGCTGAGTCAAACAACTCAACTCATTTTTCCTAG
- the LOC108206211 gene encoding rust resistance kinase Lr10, with the protein MGVRLVVHLILVFVIRGVVAAAAVDECRPMRCSKYGPEIRFPFQLKGRQPEHCGLPGFQVSCRRGKVLMEFQYLKNTSLSGIQLLTSQEVELLFIDYTRQSTSYGINYSKLRLVSTLDPLSSAITPPPMDIYVLYEDTTCVTCSLRTGSEIYPPTKMVTSLSGEEIPVKCFWDSYMNISEPSMTSCTILFRSTIPPDYTDARPPIGIVTNWEAPDCKKCEAKGKACKLLKNVSNSTRPTDYTTTCFSRVQHHDSIKPVQVEIPGATLVMIGLIVLLYYSIRSHRQKKYDELKIELFLANYRAMKPTRYSYADIKKITSNFSHELGQGGFGSVYKGQITSDIIVAVKVLNSDPKANGEDFINEVGTIGRIYHVNVVRLVGYCADGCNRALVYEFQPNNSLEKFKYSGKNHSNNFLGWEKMQGIALGIAKGIEYLHHGCAQQILHFDIKPNNILLDCDFNPKISDFGLAKLCSRDQSLVSMTMARGTIGYIAPEVFSRNFGKVSSKSDVYSFGMLLLEMVGARNNNTGENITDTYFPEWIYHHLEDGGEIAIEIEKEEDSNIAKKLTIVGLWCIGWHPVDRPSMKRVINMLESQECPAMPPNPFGTSSVRSFATDLEAISESE; encoded by the exons ATGGGTGTGCGACTAGTTGTTCATCTGATACTAGTATTTGTAATAAGAGGAGTTGTCGCAGCCGCTGCAGTTGACGAGTGCAGGCCTATGAGATGCTCCAAATATGGCCCAGAAATTCGGTTCCCCTTTCAGCTCAAAGGCCGGCAGCCTGAGCACTGTGGCCTCCCCGGCTTTCAAGTTTCTTGTCGCAGAGGCAAGGTTTTAATGGAGTTCCAATACTTAAAAAACACATCTCTCTCAGGAATCCAGCTCCTCACTAGTCAAGAGGTAGAACTCCTATTTATTGATTACACAAGGCAAAGCACATCATACGGTATTAATTACAGCAAACTAAGACTTGTTTCGACCCTAGATCCATTGTCATCTGCAATAACTCCTCCTCCCATGGATATCTACGTCTTATACGAGGACACCACATGTGTCACCTGTTCCTTAAGAACTGGATCTGAAATTTACCCGCCCACTAAAATGGTCACTTCTCTTAGTGGAGAAGAAATTCCAGTCAAATGTTTTTGGGACTCCTATATGAACATTAGTGAACCATCTATGACCTCCTGCACCATACTTTTTAGATCTACTATCCCGCCAGATTATACTGATGCTAGGCCTCCCATTGGAATCGTGACTAATTGGGAAGCTCCAGATTGTAAGAAATGCGAAGCCAAGGGGAAGGCCTGTAAGCTTTTAAAGAATGTCAGCAACAGTACCAGACCAACTGATTACACTACTACATGTTTTTCCAGAG TTCAGCATCATGATTCAATCAAGCCAGTACAAGTTGAAATCCCAGGTGCTACTCTTGTCATGATTGGTCTCATAGTTTTACTGTATTATTCAATCAGATCACATAGACAAAAGAAATATGATGAATTGAAAATCGAGCTGTTTCTAGCGAATTACCGAGCCATGAAGCCGACAAGATACTCCTATGCTGATATCAAGAAAATCACTAGTAATTTTAGTCATGAATTAGGACAAGGAGGTTTCGGATCAGTCTACAAAGGTCAAATTACCAGTGACATTATTGTAGCGGTTAAGGTCCTAAATAGCGATCCAAAAGCTAATGGGGAAGATTTCATCAATGAAGTGGGAACTATTGGACGAATCTATCATGTTAACGTGGTTCGTTTGGTGGGGTATTGTGCTGATGGCTGCAACCGAGCTCTTGTCTACGAGTTCCAGCCTAATAATTCTCTAGAAAAGTTCAAATACTCTGGTAAAAATCACAGCAACAATTTCCTAGGCTGGGAGAAGATGCAAGGAATCGCTCTAGGCATAGCTAAAGGAATTGAATATCTTCATCATGGGTGCGCTCAGCAGATCCTGCATTTTGACATCAAACCTAATAATATCCTGTTGGACTGTGATTTTAATCCCAAAATTTCTGATTTTGGTTTGGCCAAGTTGTGTTCCAGGGACCAGAGCCTTGTGTCTATGACTATGGCTAGGGGGACCATTGGCTACATCGCCCCAGAAGTATTTTCTAGAAATTTTGGAAAGGTGTCATCGAAATCAGATGTTTATAGCTTTGGAATGTTATTGCTTGAAATGGTAGGGGCAAGGAACAACAATACAGGTGAAAACATAACTGACACATACTTTCCCGAATGGATTTATCATCATTTAGAGGACGGTGGAGAAATAGCAATCGAAATAGAGAAAGAAGAAGATTCAAACATAGCAAAAAAACTTACAATTGTGGGACTATGGTGCATAGGGTGGCATCCGGTGGACAGACCATCAATGAAACGTGTTATCAATATGCTAGAAAGTCAAGAATGTCCGGCAATGCCCCCTAATCCCTTTGGAACATCAAGCGTAAGGTCATTTGCAACTGATCTAGAAGCCATTTCTGAGTCTGAGTGA
- the LOC108206210 gene encoding rust resistance kinase Lr10 isoform X1 — protein sequence MGRKSLPSLSPISTKHSSVFIFIFTFLCREAAAASPSSCGNIHNISCPFKLRGDHQKCKAFTQELLCLNNQTVLYLPPANKLWYYVESINYDYRSIRIVDPGLEKNNLSSSPLHSLAEEDLQQYAYRGVSRNIEDRSLYTETLFHLSGLNQPIAMIECPFPVNSTQYINVTSPNSSYSLSVFGKKYIYSYAYKVVGFLAIPEVKVNCRISNVAWVSLRSPFRRIFLSNKSLVHDAMVYGFEIPWSYFYCLKCDATYSGKEACDALNPDLRRWACKDFNSHCNVLHPSSYNLTASCIRKNIHDILTSRKNQKTVGIYFGVRYFLGLLLLVAVLAYRARRRHLSMYNTIEDFLQAQNNLMPIRYAYSDIKKITNNFSEKLGEGGFGTVYKGKLRSGLFVAVKMLGKSTATGREFINEVATSGRIHHVNVVELLGFCFEGPKRALVYEFMPNGSLEKYIFCDCKEGTEEEIASLSWIKMYDISCKVASGIDYLHRGCDMQILHFDIKPHNILLDKNFNPIISDFGLAKSYAADNSIVTLTAARGTMGYMAPEMFYKNIGGISYKADVYSFGMLLMEMAGRRKNSNPFVDHVSQVHFPSWVYNQFSEGKELEMEDVTEEELKLVKKMIIVALWCIQMKPSERPPMNKVIEMLEGHVEHLVMPPKPFLYTKEDPAEINSSSTQSFLNSLQSEE from the exons ATGGGAAGAAAGAGCTTGCCATCTCTATCTCCAATCTCCACAAAACACTCTTCAGTCTTCATATTCATCTTTACATTCCTATGTCGCGAAGCCGCTGCTGCGTCTCCTTCATCTTGCGGCAATATTCATAATATAAGCTGTCCTTTCAAACTCAGAGGTGATCATCAGAAATGCAAAGCTTTCACCCAGGAGCTTTTGTGCCTCAACAATCAGACTGTCTTGTATCTGCCACCAGCTAATAAGCTCTGGTATTATGTTGAAAGTATCAATTATGACTACCGTTCAATTAGGATCGTTGATCCAGGCCTCGAAAAGAATAATCTCTCTTCTAGTCCGCTTCATTCATTGGCAGAAGAAGACTTGCAGCAATACGCTTACAGAGGTGTGAGTAGAAACATCGAGGATCGAAGTCTCTATACCGAAACATTGTTCCACTTGAGTGGCCTTAATCAGCCTATTGCAATGATAGAATGTCCTTTTCCAGTAAATTCTACTCAATACATCAACGTTACTTCACCAAATTCATCTTATTCTCTTTCAGTGTTTGggaagaaatatatatactctTATGCTTATAAGGTGGTTGGATTTTTAGCTATACCAGAAGTGAAGGTCAATTGCAGGATTAGCAACGTAGCTTGGGTCTCACTCCGGTCGCCTTTTAGACGAATTTTCTTGTCAAATAAATCTCTAGTTCACGATGCAATGGTTTATGGATTTGAAATCCCCTGGAGTTACTTTTACTGCTTGAAGTGTGATGCGACTTACTCAGGAAAAGAGGCATGCGATGCTTTAAATCCAGATCTTCGTCGTTGGGCTTGCAAAGACTTCAACTCACACTGCAATGTCCTTCATCCAAGCTCATACAATCTTACAGCTTCAT GCATCCGCAAAAACATACATGACATCTTAACAA GCAGAAAAAATCAGAAGACCGTTG GAATATATTTTGGTGTAAGATACTTTTTAGGATTACTACTATTGGTCGCTGTGTTGGCTTATAGAGCTAGAAGAAGGCATTTATCAATGTATAACACCATTGAGGATTTTCTCCAAGCTCAAAACAACTTGATGCCTATAAGGTATGCTTACTCCGATATTAAGAAGATTACCAATAATTTTAGTGAGAAACTGGGTGAAGGAGGTTTTGGCACGGTGTATAAAGGAAAGCTTCGCAGTGGACTTTTTGTGGCAGTAAAGATGCTGGGCAAGTCTACGGCAACTGGCAGAGAATTCATTAATGAAGTTGCTACAAGTGGAAGGATTCATCATGTCAATGTAGTGGAACTCCTTGGTTTTTGTTTTGAAGGTCCAAAACGTGCTCTAGTGTATGAGTTCATGCCTAATGGATCTTTAGAGAAATACATTTTCTGTGACTGTAAGGAAGGAACAGAAGAAGAAATTGCTTCCTTGAGTTGGATAAAGATGTATGATATTTCCTGCAAGGTAGCAAGTGGAATTGACTACTTACATCGAGGTTGTGACATGCAAATTTTGCACTTTGACATCAAACCTCACAACATTCTCCTCGATAAGAATTTCAATCCAATTATTTCGGATTTCGGGCTTGCAAAATCATATGCCGCGGACAACAGCATTGTGACTCTTACTGCAGCAAGAGGTACAATGGGCTACATGGCTCCGGAAatgttttacaaaaatattggtGGAATTTCATACAAAGCAGATGTTTATAGTTTTGGAATGTTGCTAATGGAAATGGCTGGTCGAAGGAAAAATTCAAATCCATTTGTGGATCATGTTAGCCAGGTTCACTTCCCGTCGTGGGTATACAACCAATTTAGCGAAGGTAAAGAGCTTGAGATGGAAGATGTTACCGAGGAAGAACTGAAGTTGGTGAAGAAGATGATAATAGTAGCATTATGGTGCATACAAATGAAACCCAGTGAGCGTCCTCCAATGAACAAAGTTATTGAGATGCTAGAAGGACATGTTGAACACTTGGTAATGCCTCCTAAACCTTTTTTATATACAAAAGAAGATCCGGCAGAGATAAATAGCAGCTCAACTCAATCTTTCCTTAATTCACTGCAATCTGAGGAATAA
- the LOC108206210 gene encoding rust resistance kinase Lr10 isoform X2, with the protein MGRKSLPSLSPISTKHSSVFIFIFTFLCREAAAASPSSCGNIHNISCPFKLRGDHQKCKAFTQELLCLNNQTVLYLPPANKLWYYVESINYDYRSIRIVDPGLEKNNLSSSPLHSLAEEDLQQYAYRGVSRNIEDRSLYTETLFHLSGLNQPIAMIECPFPVNSTQYINVTSPNSSYSLSVFGKKYIYSYAYKVVGFLAIPEVKVNCRISNVAWVSLRSPFRRIFLSNKSLVHDAMVYGFEIPWSYFYCLKCDATYSGKEACDALNPDLRRWACKDFNSHCNVLHPSSYNLTASCIRKNIHDILTRIYFGVRYFLGLLLLVAVLAYRARRRHLSMYNTIEDFLQAQNNLMPIRYAYSDIKKITNNFSEKLGEGGFGTVYKGKLRSGLFVAVKMLGKSTATGREFINEVATSGRIHHVNVVELLGFCFEGPKRALVYEFMPNGSLEKYIFCDCKEGTEEEIASLSWIKMYDISCKVASGIDYLHRGCDMQILHFDIKPHNILLDKNFNPIISDFGLAKSYAADNSIVTLTAARGTMGYMAPEMFYKNIGGISYKADVYSFGMLLMEMAGRRKNSNPFVDHVSQVHFPSWVYNQFSEGKELEMEDVTEEELKLVKKMIIVALWCIQMKPSERPPMNKVIEMLEGHVEHLVMPPKPFLYTKEDPAEINSSSTQSFLNSLQSEE; encoded by the exons ATGGGAAGAAAGAGCTTGCCATCTCTATCTCCAATCTCCACAAAACACTCTTCAGTCTTCATATTCATCTTTACATTCCTATGTCGCGAAGCCGCTGCTGCGTCTCCTTCATCTTGCGGCAATATTCATAATATAAGCTGTCCTTTCAAACTCAGAGGTGATCATCAGAAATGCAAAGCTTTCACCCAGGAGCTTTTGTGCCTCAACAATCAGACTGTCTTGTATCTGCCACCAGCTAATAAGCTCTGGTATTATGTTGAAAGTATCAATTATGACTACCGTTCAATTAGGATCGTTGATCCAGGCCTCGAAAAGAATAATCTCTCTTCTAGTCCGCTTCATTCATTGGCAGAAGAAGACTTGCAGCAATACGCTTACAGAGGTGTGAGTAGAAACATCGAGGATCGAAGTCTCTATACCGAAACATTGTTCCACTTGAGTGGCCTTAATCAGCCTATTGCAATGATAGAATGTCCTTTTCCAGTAAATTCTACTCAATACATCAACGTTACTTCACCAAATTCATCTTATTCTCTTTCAGTGTTTGggaagaaatatatatactctTATGCTTATAAGGTGGTTGGATTTTTAGCTATACCAGAAGTGAAGGTCAATTGCAGGATTAGCAACGTAGCTTGGGTCTCACTCCGGTCGCCTTTTAGACGAATTTTCTTGTCAAATAAATCTCTAGTTCACGATGCAATGGTTTATGGATTTGAAATCCCCTGGAGTTACTTTTACTGCTTGAAGTGTGATGCGACTTACTCAGGAAAAGAGGCATGCGATGCTTTAAATCCAGATCTTCGTCGTTGGGCTTGCAAAGACTTCAACTCACACTGCAATGTCCTTCATCCAAGCTCATACAATCTTACAGCTTCAT GCATCCGCAAAAACATACATGACATCTTAACAA GAATATATTTTGGTGTAAGATACTTTTTAGGATTACTACTATTGGTCGCTGTGTTGGCTTATAGAGCTAGAAGAAGGCATTTATCAATGTATAACACCATTGAGGATTTTCTCCAAGCTCAAAACAACTTGATGCCTATAAGGTATGCTTACTCCGATATTAAGAAGATTACCAATAATTTTAGTGAGAAACTGGGTGAAGGAGGTTTTGGCACGGTGTATAAAGGAAAGCTTCGCAGTGGACTTTTTGTGGCAGTAAAGATGCTGGGCAAGTCTACGGCAACTGGCAGAGAATTCATTAATGAAGTTGCTACAAGTGGAAGGATTCATCATGTCAATGTAGTGGAACTCCTTGGTTTTTGTTTTGAAGGTCCAAAACGTGCTCTAGTGTATGAGTTCATGCCTAATGGATCTTTAGAGAAATACATTTTCTGTGACTGTAAGGAAGGAACAGAAGAAGAAATTGCTTCCTTGAGTTGGATAAAGATGTATGATATTTCCTGCAAGGTAGCAAGTGGAATTGACTACTTACATCGAGGTTGTGACATGCAAATTTTGCACTTTGACATCAAACCTCACAACATTCTCCTCGATAAGAATTTCAATCCAATTATTTCGGATTTCGGGCTTGCAAAATCATATGCCGCGGACAACAGCATTGTGACTCTTACTGCAGCAAGAGGTACAATGGGCTACATGGCTCCGGAAatgttttacaaaaatattggtGGAATTTCATACAAAGCAGATGTTTATAGTTTTGGAATGTTGCTAATGGAAATGGCTGGTCGAAGGAAAAATTCAAATCCATTTGTGGATCATGTTAGCCAGGTTCACTTCCCGTCGTGGGTATACAACCAATTTAGCGAAGGTAAAGAGCTTGAGATGGAAGATGTTACCGAGGAAGAACTGAAGTTGGTGAAGAAGATGATAATAGTAGCATTATGGTGCATACAAATGAAACCCAGTGAGCGTCCTCCAATGAACAAAGTTATTGAGATGCTAGAAGGACATGTTGAACACTTGGTAATGCCTCCTAAACCTTTTTTATATACAAAAGAAGATCCGGCAGAGATAAATAGCAGCTCAACTCAATCTTTCCTTAATTCACTGCAATCTGAGGAATAA